The nucleotide sequence tcatactcaaaaatatcatttctgaaTGAATCTAAAATGGTAAATTATTCAATGTTGACCACACTTAGGTCATATTTGATATCGGTATTTGCGAAGTGGGTAAAAACTAACCTAATTTCTCTgttgaatatgaagaaattccatattcaaaaatattattttcattatgtattctaaaatctaaatggTAAATTATTCGGTTCTGGCCATCTTTATATCATCTTTGTTACACTTTTTGCAAAGCtattaataaatgaataatattgaataatgaggataataattgaataataataatgaataataattGGATATTATTGAACTAGATAGCAATAGCGGAGACCGCTGACTTATCTTCCGcatgttctatatttttttcGATTCATTTGCTCTGACttaatagcgacaccgcgtgtcccatcactaattaattaataactcgtcCAAACTCAtccaaatcaataggcttcaGGTCCGAGGTATgatgaatacacatgcaaaatttggagcagattcaacttgaaagtgtctaacagacaaacagacaaatacctatcaacatacttatcgatcgaGATAGATATGTAAAAATGACCTTGTATTGACCTACAAGTAATACAAAGGAAGAGTTTCCTTCTCTGAAGTAATTCAATTCCTCTCTTATAGTGAATTAACCCCAAAAGGTTGAGAGATCCTGTAATAAATTATccgaatatattttcaaaatgccCCCGATTGGTGTTTTATTAAGGGTTTCACACCTGTTTCATTTACCTGTTTTTTGTTACAGTGCGATACGCCCCATCAGGACTTCTCAAGTTACTGGAAATGGGTAGAGCAGTCGGAAGCGAGCTATTCAGAAGATTATGCGATTCAGCAGGGGAAGAACACAATCATATGATTTTCTTAAAATGGCAGCAAGTAGAAATATTGCCTTCGTTTTATAAAAAGGAAGCTGACCCTGACGACCCAACAACATCTATCGATTTTGTGAATCAGAAAAAAAGGATGTTCCATTTTTTTTTGCCAATCAGTAACACGTCTCGTCGAATTGAAAACTGGGTTTTTGATTCAGGCACTGGAACACCGATAATGACAGCTTCAGTTTTGTCTGTAAATATAAACCCTGAAACTCGCCGTCCGTTACgattcaataattatttaaagaATTATTTCAGCCCAAAAAACCTTTCATCTGCAAATATGCAGTTTCAAAAACTGCCGCCTTCATGCATGAGCGAATATAAAATGCCAGATTCTGTGTTGTTTCATTCGTTACCTACGCAGATTACAGTCCGTTATGTTGATCGTAACGGACACACAAACCAATCAGCTTACGGTGATATCTGCTATAATTGTCTTGCTGACGCTATTTCAAAGAAAgtcttttttctttttggtTCAATTTTTGATTACAAAATTCGTCGAATGTCGTTCTTATATTTAAAAGAATCCCTTCTTGGGGATAAAGTAGAAGCCATCGTGTGGCAAGATGAGAGCCATaattggaaatttaaatttcatattaaaaaagaCGGGATTGTTCTTTGTCAAGCTGAATTCATGTTTTACCCAGAACTGAAAgcaaaaatataattcttttttgggtactcacgtagtatgtgtaccaggttagggttaggccataattttattccgatttcccttattttaattctatttcgagttcggggactgtctgtgttagccaaatgaatatacccctgtccataggattctgtcccttcacacaacttgatgtgaagtaggcgaacaaaattagttacctccatattggtacacatacttccagAGCACCATTTTTTGTCTGAATTAGGGCTGTAGAGCCGAGTTTAGCATGTTTTCACTACAGTCTTAGCCAGGGTCGTCACATTTTCAAACAATACCTTACAATAATTTTTATACATTTctttattctataatttttctataatttatatatatgcatatgtcTGGCAATATAAACGTTCAGAATTATTTTCAAAGGTAAATAGATTCAATTTTACTTAATAAAGTGCTGCTGTAATCTGTATCTTGCAAATATGAAAGTGCAATTATGTAgcctatatttttttattattgttcaattttcatatcaaaataaattttcaataaatatttttcattaaataagAACAATTGTATCTATAAGCCAAATGCCTTGTTAGGAGTGTCGTTGTATAAATTGTTACCATTTCTTATAGGCTTGATACTATTTCTATCTCTCTAGCGCCCTCTATCTTGTAAGCTCCATCTTTCTAATTTTTCAGTTCGCACACTGCAATGTTCACGGTGTGAAATTGCAATTATGTACAATTTATctctaatatttaatttttcttaagtaaaatatttgtttcttttaATGACATATGGTCTGTCCCAAGTCAGGGCATGTTAAAAAATTTCTTTCTTGTGTGTTCTAGCGTATCAGccaattttgtttgtttaatagGCTAATTATCAAAAATGCCCATTACTGATGTTACATCTGGAGCGAGTTGTAAGCAGCAAACCGATGCTTGACGGTGTGGCTACACTGCATTGGCTCAAAACCTGTTGGGGATAATTGTACGTGGGAAGATTGCTCTACTCCCTTCCTTTGTAGGGTGGTTCTAGTTACCACTGGTAGGTTATCTGGagcaaataactggctgactaatcacatacccaacatggactggttcgccacatgattaATCCGTTTTATTGTTTTTCCTTTCCCCCTGAATCGCaagcattttaaaattttctatcTTTACAATGACTGACTTCACTGTTCTAATctgtaaattatattataaaagtaTGCAAtctggaatttttattttttatcaattcagAATTAAGTTGTAATTCTATGTACTTGATTGATACATATACTAATACCTAGAATAGCTGagcattttttttgcaattttgtttaCCTCACTGTTTATCGCAGACGATAGAATAATATTGCGGGACATTTGTACAATGTGACAAAACATTGTTAGAAGTAGTCTTTTTAATGAGGTGTTCTctctaaacaaggctctgtGGAAGCAACCACTGATCATATAGAGCAGGTGGGGGCAAAGATTTTG is from Styela clava chromosome 9, kaStyClav1.hap1.2, whole genome shotgun sequence and encodes:
- the LOC144427293 gene encoding uncharacterized protein LOC144427293, yielding MEIVFGKHHCEIGIKHLDYGQVIGGVRYAPSGLLKLLEMGRAVGSELFRRLCDSAGEEHNHMIFLKWQQVEILPSFYKKEADPDDPTTSIDFVNQKKRMFHFFLPISNTSRRIENWVFDSGTGTPIMTASVLSVNINPETRRPLRFNNYLKNYFSPKNLSSANMQFQKLPPSCMSEYKMPDSVLFHSLPTQITVRYVDRNGHTNQSAYGDICYNCLADAISKKVFFLFGSIFDYKIRRMSFLYLKESLLGDKVEAIVWQDESHNWKFKFHIKKDGIVLCQAEFMFYPELKAKI